From the Negativicutes bacterium genome, one window contains:
- a CDS encoding YgeY family selenium metabolism-linked hydrolase has protein sequence MNDSAMETLLCQNIPDMIEFIQKSVQIKSYSDQEAEFAHFLLRQMERLGYEEVLIDAVGNVVGRIGSGQKIIHFDSHLDTVQVMDAEQWQVAPFSGKIVDGRLYGRGSVDMKSALGASVYAAAFAKQLGYLENKTVYVTGSICEEYCDGENLKHFYQQFGLKPDYVIICEPSNNLICLGHKGKAQLRITTHGVSAHGSAPEKGINAVYEMAEIIQRVEALNQKLSAVPAPHGTIVLSDISCVSASLNAVPSECSIYLDRRLPWGETLDQVEAEMRQLISGKNASWQVGTLRHTTWTGAKLVYQPMHNPWRIDTAHELTRVCRQAYQSVFGSLPTQYEYWDFGTNAITPVGMGIPTIGFGPGDYKLAHMRDENCEISQINDACRMYLQIIKKL, from the coding sequence ATGAACGATTCCGCTATGGAAACACTCTTATGCCAAAATATTCCTGATATGATCGAATTCATCCAAAAGTCCGTCCAAATCAAAAGCTATTCCGATCAGGAAGCTGAGTTTGCTCATTTCCTGCTGCGGCAGATGGAGAGGCTTGGATATGAAGAAGTATTGATTGACGCGGTCGGCAATGTGGTGGGACGCATCGGCAGCGGTCAGAAAATCATCCATTTTGATTCTCATTTGGATACCGTGCAAGTCATGGATGCCGAACAATGGCAGGTCGCTCCCTTCAGCGGTAAAATCGTCGACGGCCGGCTCTATGGCCGCGGTTCCGTCGACATGAAATCCGCTCTGGGCGCTTCTGTCTACGCGGCAGCTTTCGCCAAACAATTGGGATACCTGGAAAATAAGACGGTCTATGTCACCGGCAGTATCTGTGAAGAATACTGCGACGGGGAGAATCTGAAACACTTCTATCAGCAATTCGGGCTGAAACCGGATTATGTCATTATCTGCGAACCTTCGAATAACCTGATTTGTCTGGGCCATAAAGGGAAAGCGCAGCTGCGCATCACAACCCACGGCGTCTCTGCCCATGGGTCAGCGCCGGAAAAAGGCATCAACGCGGTTTATGAAATGGCAGAAATCATTCAGCGCGTCGAAGCGCTGAATCAAAAATTGTCGGCTGTGCCTGCGCCGCACGGTACGATCGTTTTATCCGATATCTCCTGCGTCAGCGCCTCGCTCAATGCTGTCCCCAGCGAATGCAGTATTTACCTGGATCGCCGTCTGCCCTGGGGAGAAACCTTAGATCAGGTGGAAGCGGAAATGCGGCAGCTGATCAGCGGAAAAAATGCCTCCTGGCAAGTCGGCACGCTCCGTCACACCACCTGGACAGGTGCCAAGCTGGTCTATCAGCCCATGCATAACCCCTGGCGAATTGATACAGCTCACGAACTGACACGCGTTTGCCGGCAAGCTTATCAATCGGTCTTCGGCAGTCTGCCAACTCAGTATGAGTACTGGGATTTCGGTACCAATGCCATCACACCGGTTGGCATGGGCATTCCAACCATCGGCTTTGGTCCCGGCGATTATAAACTAGCGCACATGCGAGATGAAAACTGTGAGATCAGTCAAATCAACGACGCCTGCAGGATGTATCTGCAGATCATCAAAAAGCTCTGA
- a CDS encoding carbon-nitrogen hydrolase family protein produces MERRLKIAVIQEAPVLFCLAKTMEKTIQLSREAAAGGAKLVVFPESFIPCYPRGLSFGMVIGSRTSEAREDFQRYYENAVAVPGPDVDRLAELAKELQVYLSIGVTEKNGNGLDGTLYCSNLFFGPEGYLGRHRKLKPTAGERVIWGEDDGSTMTVIETPYGKMGSLICWENYMPLARMAMYLKGVNLYIVPTADQREVYQATLRHIAFEGRCFVIAGNQYVEKSMYPTDLKYYKDLASQPEVMCRGGSCIINPYGEYVAGPLFDRAGILTAEVDLDQISQSKFDWDPTGHYNRPELFQFKVNELR; encoded by the coding sequence ATGGAAAGAAGATTGAAAATAGCAGTGATTCAGGAAGCGCCGGTGCTGTTTTGCCTGGCAAAGACAATGGAAAAGACAATTCAGCTCAGCCGTGAGGCTGCCGCCGGCGGAGCGAAACTGGTTGTTTTTCCGGAAAGTTTCATTCCCTGCTATCCGAGAGGACTGAGCTTCGGTATGGTGATCGGCAGTCGGACCAGCGAAGCCAGAGAAGACTTCCAGAGATACTATGAGAATGCAGTAGCGGTACCCGGCCCGGATGTAGACAGATTGGCTGAACTTGCCAAAGAACTGCAGGTTTATCTCTCCATCGGCGTGACCGAAAAGAATGGCAACGGGCTGGATGGCACGCTTTATTGCAGTAATTTATTCTTTGGTCCCGAGGGTTATTTAGGCCGGCACAGAAAGTTGAAACCGACGGCCGGGGAACGGGTCATTTGGGGTGAGGATGACGGATCAACCATGACGGTAATCGAGACACCCTACGGTAAAATGGGTTCTCTGATCTGCTGGGAGAATTATATGCCTTTGGCCAGAATGGCCATGTATCTGAAAGGTGTCAACCTTTATATCGTGCCAACTGCCGACCAAAGAGAAGTCTATCAGGCGACCTTGCGGCATATCGCCTTCGAAGGCAGATGTTTTGTGATTGCCGGCAATCAATATGTGGAAAAATCGATGTATCCCACCGATCTGAAATATTACAAGGATCTCGCAAGCCAACCGGAAGTGATGTGCCGGGGCGGCAGCTGCATCATCAACCCTTACGGTGAGTATGTGGCGGGACCTTTATTTGATCGGGCCGGCATTCTTACCGCTGAAGTTGATCTGGATCAAATCAGCCAGTCTAAATTCGACTGGGACCCGACCGGACATTACAACCGTCCGGAGCTGTTCCAATTCAAAGTGAATGAGCTTCGCTAG